CGTATTCCTCAGCTTTTTGCGCCATCAGGCCGACGTTAGGAACCGTACCCATCACTGCGGGATTAAGCGCGCCATTCTTAATGCAATCCTTAATAGTTTCATCGTAGACCCCAGAATAACAATGGTCAGGAATGACCGCCTTGGTGTCGCAAGGCTTGCCGTCTGGTCCCCAGCCAATGCCACCGGCGCGAATCATGGCGGGCATCGAAGCGTCAATGATGATGTCACTCGGAACATGCAGGTTAGTGATACCACGGTCAGAGTTGACCATATAAAGCGCGGGCTGATTTTCCATGCAAATCTTGATATCCGCCTCGATGGCGGATTTTTGATCTGCCGGCAGTGATTGAATTTTAGCGAGCAAATCGCCCAGACCATTGTTGGGATCGACTTTGGCATCAGCCAGTGCCTTAGCGTGCTTGATAAAAACATCCGCGAAGAAGACGGAAACAGCGTGGCCAAAAATGATGGGATCAGATACCTTCATCATGGTGGCTTTCAAATGCAAGGAAAATAGCACTCCCCTGGCCTTGGCGTCGGCAATCTGCTCCTTGAGAAAAACGCGCAGTGCCTTGACATTCATCACCGTGCCGTCCACCACGTCGCCCGTTTTAAGGGAAATCTTCTTTAGTTCCTTGATTGCGCCATTATTATCGACAAATTCGATACGCCCCTCGCCAGCTGCGGTAGCAGAAATTGTCGTGGATTGCTCGTTGGAGCGGAAATCACCACTACTCATCGTAGCAACGTGAGTTTTGGAATCTGGACGCCATTTACCCATTGAATGGGGATTTTTCTTGGCGTATTCCTTGACCGCAAGTGGCGCACGACGGTCGGAATTACCCTCGCGCAAAACCGGATTCACCGCGCTACCCTTAACTTTGTCGTAGCGTGACTTGATGTCACGTTCCGCGTCAGTTTTAGGATCGGTAGGATAGGAGGGTAAATGATAACCTTGACTTTGCAATTCCTTGATGGCTGCGTCCAACTGAGGTTGCGAGGCACTAATATTGGGCAATTTGATGACATTCGCCTCGGGGCGGACGACCAATCCACCGAGTTCTGCTAAATCATCGGGCTGTTGTTGCGCTTCCGTGAGAAATTCTGGAAAGCTGGCGATAATTCTTCCGGCCAAGGAGATATCCTTGGTTCCCACCGTAATACCAGCAGGACGAGTAAAGGCTTGAATAATCGGCAAAAAAGAACCGCTTGCCAATTGTGGTGCTTCGTCCACTTTGGTGTAAATAATGTCAAGCATGTGTTTTTACTCCTGATTGATAGTGCATCACCAACTAAATATAAATAACTACCTTTTTATTTTATGATAGTATCAAAATATTAATGAATCATGCCGTTTTTTTCGATAACGCCGCTTTTCTCGAAATTGTCCACGTAGTTTTTGGAAATCCGTAACCCCGAACCCGTTAGTTCAAGGACACGCTGTATGGCAGCGACTTTATTTCCCATCATCACTAGATGTTTTATTTCGTCCTCAATATTTTTTGGCAGATGAATGGTTTGCGTCTTTTCGTCATAGGGGAAAGGCGGTCGGGAACGCTCTATATTCTGCATTTCGTAACCATTTGGTTGGTTTAATGGCTATCGGCAATATACTGAAATAGCCATGTCATTTAATTGAAATATACTCAAATAATTTTTTAGATAATCCGCGAAGCAGATGCCTCGCGGAATTTTTAACCACTAAATGTGAGATGCCTTGAATTGCGCCATGGCACCACCAGCTTTGAGCACGGAAATATCTTTGGACTCGAAGGCGGGAACCAACGGAATTTTTTCGCCGTTGACTTCCAGGAACAAGTCACCCTCAAGGTTGGATACATCAATTGCCACTCGATCTCCTTGCTTGACTTTCTTGTAATCGGTCATGTTGCGGAAACTGAGCGGAACAATCCCGAAATTGACCAGATTGGCGACATGAATGCGTGCAAATTGTGCCACTACCACGGCGCGCACTCCGAGCCAACGCGGACACAACGCAGCGTGCTCGCGGGAGCTGCCCTGACCGTAATTTTCGCGGCCAACGAGAATCCCGTGGCCACCTGCGTCACGGTGGGCAACCGCACGTTTGGAGAAGCTGGGGTCAATTTGATTGAAGGTCGCCTGCATCGCGTATTCCTTGACGTTGGAACGCAGCGGCAGATAAACCCCAGCAGGCTGGATATCGTCAGTGCTGATATTATCGCCGAGCTTAAGCAACACCTCACCTGCGAGACGCACAGGCAACGGCTCGAAATCGGGCAGCGCCATGATGTTGGGTCCACGAATGATCGTGACTCGCTCCGCTTCCTCCTGGGACGGTGGCATCACGAAAGAGGCGGTGTCATCCACTTGCGGGGCTGGGGTAATCGTGGCCTTGCGATCCGGCAGGCTAATTGTGCCGGTCAAAGCACTCGCCGCCGCGATCAGTGGGCTAACCAGATGCACTTCAGCGTCGGGAGTGCCCGAGCGCTTGGGGAAGTTACGATTAAAGGTGCGCAGGCTAATTCCCTTGCTGATTGGGGAACCGCCTTGGCCGATACATGCGCCACAGCCGTTTTCCATCACGCGCACCCCAGACCGCCACAGCGAAGTCATGTAACCGGCATTCGCTAGTTGCATGGCGACGGCACGCGAACCCGGATAAAGCATGGTATCCACCGCCACGCGTCTGCCTTTAAGTAGTTCGGCAAAGCTTGCGATATTCTCGAAGGAACTATTGGTGCAACTGCCGACGCAAACTTGATGCACGCGGGTTCCAAGATGATTCGCCACTCGATCCACTTTATCTGGAGAAGGATATAGGGCAATCAACGGCTCCAGCGTTGACAGATCGATCTCGGTGGTACTCGCGTATAGCGCGTCATCGTCCGCAGCCAGTGGTTGATAATCGCCACCACGACCACGACTTACGAGGTATTCTCGGGTGCGTTCATCGCTTGGAAAAATCGAGGTGGAGGCACCCATCTCGGCGCCCATGTTGGTGATGGTGGCGCGCTCCGGCACGCTGAGAGTCGCCACGCCCGGCCCGGCATACTCGAAAATTTTACCCTT
The genomic region above belongs to Gammaproteobacteria bacterium and contains:
- the icd gene encoding Isocitrate dehydrogenase (NADP), translating into MLDIIYTKVDEAPQLASGSFLPIIQAFTRPAGITVGTKDISLAGRIIASFPEFLTEAQQQPDDLAELGGLVVRPEANVIKLPNISASQPQLDAAIKELQSQGYHLPSYPTDPKTDAERDIKSRYDKVKGSAVNPVLREGNSDRRAPLAVKEYAKKNPHSMGKWRPDSKTHVATMSSGDFRSNEQSTTISATAAGEGRIEFVDNNGAIKELKKISLKTGDVVDGTVMNVKALRVFLKEQIADAKARGVLFSLHLKATMMKVSDPIIFGHAVSVFFADVFIKHAKALADAKVDPNNGLGDLLAKIQSLPADQKSAIEADIKICMENQPALYMVNSDRGITNLHVPSDIIIDASMPAMIRAGGIGWGPDGKPCDTKAVIPDHCYSGVYDETIKDCIKNGALNPAVMGTVPNVGLMAQKAEEYGSHPFTFKASGDGAIRVVDDAGNVIHQHSVATGDIWRMCQTRDAAIQDWVKLAVTRARLSATPAVFWLDKTRPHDAQLIEKVERYLKNHDTNGLDIRVLSPEEAVRLSLERIRQGLDTISCTGNVLRDYLTDLFPILEVGTSAKMLSIVPLMNGGGLFETGAGGSAPKHVQQLMEEGFLRWDSLGEFCALGASFEHLSVTRNNPQAAILATTLDQAVGKLLDHNKSPGRQVGELDNRGSHFYIALYWAQALAAQNDDPALNQYFTPIAQQLENNEAKIIAEFSAVQGKPSDLGGYYHGDPAKVAAVMRPSQTFNAIIG
- a CDS encoding hypothetical protein (Evidence 5 : Unknown function), which translates into the protein MQNIERSRPPFPYDEKTQTIHLPKNIEDEIKHLVMMGNKVAAIQRVLELTGSGLRISKNYVDNFEKSGVIEKNGMIH
- a CDS encoding Aconitate hydratase A, with translation MNLTEKIFAAHLVGEGELPPAGEVVTIRIDEAFTQDATGTMAMLQLEAMGVKRVKPLSVNFVDHSMMQSGFRNPDDHEYLRTVSQKLGIIFSPPGTGICHFLNIENFVKPGMTGLGADSHTVNAGGMGAIYFGAGGYDVALAMATGEYQIPMPLVARINLVGSLPEGVMAMDVILKMLSIFGVKGGKGKIFEYAGPGVATLSVPERATITNMGAEMGASTSIFPSDERTREYLVSRGRGGDYQPLAADDDALYASTTEIDLSTLEPLIALYPSPDKVDRVANHLGTRVHQVCVGSCTNSSFENIASFAELLKGRRVAVDTMLYPGSRAVAMQLANAGYMTSLWRSGVRVMENGCGACIGQGGSPISKGISLRTFNRNFPKRSGTPDAEVHLVSPLIAAASALTGTISLPDRKATITPAPQVDDTASFVMPPSQEEAERVTIIRGPNIMALPDFEPLPVRLAGEVLLKLGDNISTDDIQPAGVYLPLRSNVKEYAMQATFNQIDPSFSKRAVAHRDAGGHGILVGRENYGQGSSREHAALCPRWLGVRAVVVAQFARIHVANLVNFGIVPLSFRNMTDYKKVKQGDRVAIDVSNLEGDLFLEVNGEKIPLVPAFESKDISVLKAGGAMAQFKASHI